A genomic window from Candidatus Nitrosoglobus terrae includes:
- the rplJ gene encoding 50S ribosomal protein L10, with translation MSLSLEMKKAVVADVAAVASRACSAVAAEYCGLTVAEMTKIRIAARQENVYLRVVPNTLASRALEGTDFECMKSGLVGPLILAFSCDEPSAAARIIQGFSKEYSKLVVKMGCVGGKLIPPESLDSLAKMPTKEQAISMFMGVLQAPISKLIRVLTGPTTKLIRVIAAVRDQKQAA, from the coding sequence TTGAGTCTTAGTTTAGAAATGAAAAAAGCCGTCGTTGCTGATGTGGCAGCGGTTGCTTCTCGGGCTTGTTCTGCTGTTGCTGCTGAATATTGTGGTTTGACGGTTGCTGAGATGACAAAGATCAGAATAGCCGCACGCCAAGAAAACGTTTATCTACGAGTAGTACCTAATACGCTAGCATCTCGTGCCCTAGAAGGTACTGATTTTGAATGCATGAAATCTGGGCTAGTAGGCCCTTTGATATTAGCATTTTCTTGTGATGAACCCAGCGCTGCAGCACGGATAATTCAGGGTTTTAGCAAAGAGTATAGCAAGCTTGTGGTTAAGATGGGCTGTGTTGGGGGTAAGCTGATTCCACCGGAATCTCTAGATTCCCTAGCAAAAATGCCTACAAAAGAACAGGCAATTAGTATGTTTATGGGAGTGTTACAAGCACCAATTAGTAAACTTATTCGTGTTTTAACTGGGCCAACGACGAAATTAATACGTGTTATTGCTGCTGTGCGCGATCAAAAACAAGCAGCTTAA
- the rpsL gene encoding 30S ribosomal protein S12, whose product MATINQLVRKPRVQQKNKNNVPALQACPQKRGVCTRVYTTTPKKPNSALRKVARVRLTNSMEVTSYIGGEGHNLQEHSVVLIRGGRVKDLPGVRYHIVRGALDTAGVGDRRRGRSKYGAKRPKS is encoded by the coding sequence ATGGCTACTATTAACCAGCTGGTTCGTAAACCACGGGTACAGCAGAAGAATAAAAATAATGTGCCTGCACTACAAGCTTGCCCTCAAAAGCGAGGAGTATGTACCCGAGTTTATACCACTACTCCAAAGAAACCCAACTCTGCCCTACGTAAGGTAGCGCGTGTACGGTTAACTAACAGTATGGAAGTGACCTCCTATATTGGGGGTGAGGGGCATAATCTACAAGAGCACTCTGTAGTTTTGATTCGTGGAGGCAGGGTAAAGGATTTACCGGGTGTACGTTATCATATTGTGAGAGGCGCTCTAGATACAGCGGGTGTTGGAGACAGGCGGCGAGGTCGATCCAAGTACGGAGCAAAGCGGCCAAAGAGCTAA
- the rplL gene encoding 50S ribosomal protein L7/L12, giving the protein MAVAKEEILDAIANMTVMDVVELIEAMEEKFGVSAAVPVAAVAAPTVGSETVAEEKTEFDIILTGFGSNKVQVIKVVRAITGLGLKEAKDLVEAVPSSIKEGVAKGEVEGIKKQLEEAGASVEIK; this is encoded by the coding sequence ATGGCTGTAGCAAAAGAAGAAATTTTAGATGCAATTGCAAATATGACCGTCATGGATGTGGTTGAATTGATTGAGGCTATGGAAGAAAAATTTGGTGTTAGTGCTGCAGTGCCGGTTGCTGCAGTAGCAGCGCCTACGGTTGGATCAGAAACTGTAGCTGAAGAGAAAACTGAATTTGATATAATATTAACAGGTTTTGGATCTAACAAAGTGCAAGTTATTAAAGTCGTACGTGCTATTACTGGTCTTGGCCTTAAGGAGGCTAAGGATCTAGTAGAAGCTGTACCTTCATCTATTAAGGAAGGTGTAGCTAAAGGTGAAGTAGAGGGGATTAAAAAGCAGCTAGAAGAAGCAGGCGCTAGCGTTGAGATTAAGTAA
- the rpoC gene encoding DNA-directed RNA polymerase subunit beta' produces the protein MKDLLNLLNQQNQVDEFDSIRIGLASPDMIRSWSYGEVKKAETINYRTFKAERDGLFCAKIFGPVKDYECLCGKYKRLKHRGVVCEKCGVEVTLAKVRRERMGHIELASPIAHIWFLKSLPSRISLLLDMTLRDIERVLYLESSVVIDPGMTPLERGQILSDESYLQAIEEYGDEFDARMGAEAVQKMLKTLDLKKEANKLHEEIAGTNSDNKIKKLSKRLKLIEAFIDSGNKPEWMILEILPVLPPDLRPLVPLEGGRFATSDLNDLYRRVINRNNRLKRLLDLNAPDIIVRNEKRMLQESVDALLDNGRRGRAITGTNKLPLKSLADMIKGKQGRFRQNLLGKRVDYSGRSVIVVGPTLKLHQCGLPKKMALELFKPFIFGKLERSGLATTIKAAKKLVEREVPEVWDILEEVIREHPVMLNRAPTLHRLGIQAFEPVLVEGKAIQLHPLVCVAFNADFDGDQMAVHVPLSLEAQLEARALMMSTNNILSPANGEPIIVPTQDVVLGLYYMTCERVNAKGEGMIFADISEVQRAYETGVVDLHAKISVRITETDLSKCNAERKTIRLVNTTVGRALLSELLPPGLPFELVNKSMTKKEISKLVNTCYRRLDLKTSVVFADRLMYLGFRQSTLSGISIGIDDMVVPAEKQGILAKAEKEVKEIEEQYASGLVTNGERYNKVVDIWSHTNDQVAKAMMERLGSENVQDAEGNIVKQQTFNSIYMMADSGARGSAAQIRQLAGMRGLMAKPDGSIIETPITANFREGLDVLQYFISTHGARKGLADTALKTANSGYLTRRLVDVAQDLVVTERDCGTTKGINMSPLVEGGDIVEPLQERVLGRVLSQDVCIPGGNEVAIPAGTLLDESWIDRFEDLGIDTVKVRSPITCETRYGVCAACYGRDLGRGHLVNIGEAVGVIAAQSIGEPGTQLTMRTFHIGGAASRAVTTSSIAIKYKGNIRLHNVKVIQHISGKYVAVSRSGEVHVVDEQGRERERYKIPYGAELSVGDGDSVEAGQSVATWDPHTHPVITEVEGKVQLHGFIEGTTVERQADEVTGLSSLTVLDPKQRGAAAKELRPMVKLIDDLGNDLCLAGTDIPAHYYLPAGAIVSVEDGAIVGVGDVLARLPQESSKTRDITGGLPRVADLFEARKPKDTAVLAEISGIVSFGKETKGKQRLIITSSDGDRRHEELIPKWRQVNVFEGEHVEKGEIIVDGSPTPHDILRLRGVEELAHYIVTEVQDVYRLQGVKINDKHIEVIICQMLRKVEIVDSGDTNFLRGEQVDRSRLLEENERVEKENKIPARFEPILLGITKASLATESFISAASFQETTRVLTEAAITGKRDELRGLKENVIVGRLIPAGTGLAYHTRRCHKRQVLASSEALITAADPFPQNHENETSDSGAATT, from the coding sequence ATGAAAGATTTGCTGAATTTACTTAACCAGCAAAACCAGGTAGATGAGTTTGACTCCATACGTATTGGTCTAGCATCTCCAGATATGATTCGATCTTGGTCATATGGAGAGGTTAAGAAGGCTGAAACTATTAATTACCGAACTTTTAAGGCTGAGAGGGATGGGCTCTTTTGTGCCAAAATTTTTGGCCCTGTGAAAGATTATGAGTGTTTATGCGGAAAATATAAACGTCTTAAACATCGAGGTGTTGTTTGCGAGAAGTGTGGAGTTGAGGTTACTTTAGCTAAAGTTCGCAGAGAACGTATGGGGCATATTGAGTTAGCAAGCCCTATTGCTCATATTTGGTTTTTAAAATCTTTGCCTTCGAGGATCAGCTTACTGTTAGATATGACTCTCCGTGATATTGAGCGAGTCCTCTACTTGGAGTCTTCCGTAGTTATCGATCCAGGTATGACCCCTTTAGAGAGAGGACAGATTTTATCTGACGAATCTTATCTTCAAGCGATTGAAGAGTATGGTGACGAATTTGATGCTCGTATGGGCGCTGAAGCAGTCCAAAAAATGCTAAAGACCCTCGATCTCAAGAAAGAAGCTAATAAATTACATGAGGAGATCGCGGGAACTAACTCCGACAATAAAATTAAGAAGCTTAGTAAGCGGCTGAAGCTTATTGAAGCTTTTATTGATTCAGGTAATAAACCAGAGTGGATGATTTTGGAAATTCTCCCAGTATTACCACCAGATTTACGGCCTTTAGTACCTTTAGAAGGAGGGCGGTTTGCTACCTCTGATCTTAATGATTTATACCGGCGAGTAATTAATCGAAATAATCGGCTTAAACGATTACTAGATTTAAATGCACCAGATATTATCGTACGCAACGAGAAGCGTATGTTACAAGAATCTGTAGATGCTCTTTTGGATAATGGTCGCCGTGGTCGGGCTATTACTGGCACCAATAAACTGCCTTTAAAATCATTAGCAGATATGATTAAAGGTAAACAAGGGCGATTTCGCCAGAATCTTTTAGGTAAACGAGTAGATTACTCCGGCCGATCTGTGATTGTAGTTGGCCCGACTCTTAAGCTACATCAATGCGGTTTGCCTAAGAAAATGGCGTTAGAGTTATTTAAGCCTTTTATCTTCGGTAAGCTAGAACGATCTGGGCTTGCCACTACAATCAAGGCAGCAAAAAAATTGGTGGAGCGAGAAGTTCCCGAGGTTTGGGATATATTAGAGGAAGTTATCCGTGAACATCCCGTGATGCTTAATCGTGCCCCAACTTTGCATCGGCTTGGTATCCAAGCGTTTGAACCAGTGCTAGTTGAGGGTAAGGCGATCCAGCTACATCCTTTAGTGTGTGTAGCTTTTAATGCTGATTTTGATGGTGATCAGATGGCGGTTCACGTGCCACTCTCTTTAGAGGCTCAGCTAGAGGCTCGTGCGCTTATGATGTCTACAAATAACATTCTATCCCCCGCTAATGGGGAGCCTATTATCGTACCTACTCAGGATGTAGTTTTAGGGCTTTATTATATGACCTGTGAGCGGGTGAACGCTAAAGGTGAAGGGATGATTTTTGCTGATATTAGTGAGGTACAGCGAGCCTATGAAACAGGGGTAGTCGATCTACATGCAAAAATTTCAGTGCGTATTACTGAGACAGACCTTTCTAAATGCAATGCTGAGCGTAAAACTATCCGTCTTGTTAACACTACAGTAGGGCGAGCATTACTTTCAGAGTTATTGCCGCCGGGGTTACCTTTTGAGTTAGTCAATAAAAGTATGACTAAGAAGGAAATTTCTAAGCTGGTAAATACCTGTTATCGTCGTCTCGATCTTAAAACTTCAGTAGTGTTCGCTGATCGTTTAATGTATCTTGGTTTTCGCCAATCTACCCTTAGCGGTATTTCTATTGGTATTGATGATATGGTAGTGCCAGCAGAGAAGCAAGGTATCCTTGCTAAGGCAGAAAAGGAAGTTAAGGAAATTGAGGAGCAGTATGCCTCAGGTTTAGTAACTAATGGCGAGCGATACAATAAAGTAGTAGATATTTGGTCTCATACTAATGATCAAGTCGCTAAAGCAATGATGGAGCGATTGGGGAGCGAGAATGTACAGGATGCAGAGGGTAATATAGTTAAGCAGCAAACATTCAATTCTATTTATATGATGGCTGACTCTGGGGCACGAGGATCAGCTGCTCAGATTCGTCAGCTTGCTGGTATGCGTGGCTTAATGGCAAAGCCAGATGGTTCCATTATTGAAACCCCAATTACTGCTAACTTTCGTGAGGGGCTTGATGTTCTACAGTATTTTATTTCTACCCATGGAGCTCGTAAGGGTCTAGCTGATACAGCATTAAAAACAGCTAATTCAGGATATCTGACTCGGCGTTTAGTGGATGTAGCCCAAGATTTAGTGGTTACAGAGCGTGATTGTGGTACTACAAAAGGAATTAATATGTCCCCTCTTGTAGAGGGCGGCGACATTGTAGAGCCGTTACAAGAGCGAGTCCTTGGGCGAGTGTTATCACAAGATGTTTGTATACCTGGGGGTAATGAAGTAGCTATACCGGCCGGTACGTTATTGGACGAGTCGTGGATTGATCGCTTTGAGGATTTGGGTATAGATACCGTGAAGGTACGCTCGCCTATTACCTGTGAAACACGCTATGGGGTTTGTGCTGCTTGCTATGGTCGGGATTTAGGCCGTGGACATCTTGTGAATATTGGTGAAGCGGTTGGTGTAATTGCAGCTCAATCTATTGGTGAGCCAGGCACGCAGCTTACAATGCGTACTTTTCATATCGGAGGGGCGGCATCCCGAGCAGTTACAACTAGCAGCATTGCAATTAAGTATAAAGGTAATATTCGGCTACACAATGTTAAGGTTATTCAACATATAAGTGGCAAATATGTCGCCGTCTCTCGCTCTGGTGAAGTCCACGTAGTAGATGAACAGGGACGAGAACGAGAGCGTTATAAAATTCCTTATGGTGCCGAACTGTCTGTAGGGGATGGTGATTCGGTAGAGGCAGGTCAAAGCGTCGCTACTTGGGATCCACATACTCATCCTGTTATTACAGAAGTAGAAGGTAAAGTTCAACTTCATGGTTTTATAGAAGGCACCACAGTAGAGAGGCAGGCTGATGAAGTGACCGGTTTATCAAGTCTTACTGTGCTTGATCCTAAACAACGAGGTGCGGCTGCTAAAGAACTACGCCCGATGGTCAAGCTGATCGATGATTTAGGAAATGATCTATGCCTTGCTGGAACAGATATTCCTGCTCATTATTATTTGCCAGCAGGAGCTATTGTTTCAGTAGAAGATGGAGCTATAGTTGGGGTTGGAGATGTATTGGCAAGATTACCTCAAGAGTCAAGTAAAACTCGCGATATTACTGGTGGTCTACCAAGAGTAGCGGATTTATTTGAGGCCCGTAAGCCAAAAGATACAGCTGTGCTTGCTGAGATTTCAGGGATAGTGAGTTTTGGTAAGGAAACTAAGGGTAAGCAGCGATTGATTATTACTAGCAGCGATGGAGATCGCCGTCATGAAGAGTTAATTCCAAAATGGCGACAAGTTAACGTATTTGAGGGTGAGCATGTTGAAAAGGGTGAAATAATTGTGGATGGATCACCAACACCTCATGATATTTTACGTTTAAGAGGGGTAGAGGAATTAGCTCATTATATTGTTACTGAAGTTCAGGATGTTTATCGTCTTCAGGGGGTGAAAATTAATGATAAACATATTGAGGTTATTATTTGCCAGATGCTTCGTAAAGTGGAAATAGTAGATTCTGGGGATACTAATTTTCTTAGAGGAGAGCAGGTTGATAGATCAAGGCTGTTGGAAGAAAATGAAAGAGTAGAGAAAGAAAATAAAATTCCAGCGAGATTTGAACCTATACTCCTTGGTATTACTAAGGCTTCTTTAGCAACCGAATCTTTTATTTCGGCAGCCTCTTTCCAAGAAACTACACGTGTACTTACAGAAGCGGCAATAACGGGTAAACGTGATGAGCTACGTGGGTTGAAAGAAAACGTTATTGTAGGGCGTTTAATTCCTGCTGGAACAGGACTAGCTTATCACACTAGGCGATGTCATAAGCGGCAGGTATTAGCTTCATCAGAAGCTTTAATTACTGCTGCAGATCCATTTCCCCAAAATCATGAAAATGAAACTTCTGATTCGGGAGCAGCTACTACTTGA
- the rpoB gene encoding DNA-directed RNA polymerase subunit beta — protein sequence MSYSLTEKKRIRKDFGKLHSILKIPFLLAIQIDSFLDFLQTDVPPDKRTNKGLHAAFKSVFPIKSYTEYAELQYVSYYLGDPLFDVKECQIRGLTYAAPLRVKLRLIIYDRESPASEQIIKDVKEQEVYMGEIPLMTPKGNFVINGTERVIVSQLHRSPGVIFEHDKGKAHSSGKVLFSAKIIPYRGSWLDFEFDPKDCVYARIDRRRKLLATVLLRALGYSTEEILTIFFETNAVCRQDSGYLFSFTPQQLRGESLPFDIKNPNGGELIVEAERRVTARHIKQMEKAGIKNLFVPNEFLIGKILAQDLVDADTGEILAKANDEITAGLIATIESTGIQNFDLIYINDLDRGSFISDTLRLDHTTTSLEAQIEIYRVMRPGEPPTKEAAQNLFQNLFFSPDRYDLSAVGRMKFNRRLRRNEIDGSGTLSKEDIVDVIKTLVNIRNGYGSVDDVDHLGNRRVRSVGEMAENQFHVGLIRVERAVRERLGLAESEGLMPQELINAKPISAAIKEFFGSSQLSQFMDQNNPLSEVTHKRRVSALGPGGLTRERAGFEVRDVHPTHYGRVCPIETPEGPNIGLINSLAIYARTNQYGFIETPYRKVVEGKVTDQVEYLSAIEEGQYVISQANAAIDEKSYLADMLVSCRYKNEFTLLPPEKVQYIDVSPKQIVSVAASLIPFLEHDDANRALMGSNMQRQAVPTLRAEAPLVGTGIEQAVARDSGVMVVARRGGVVHSVDAARIVVRVNDEETVPDKQGVDIYNLTKYARSNQNTCINQRPLVKLGDVVVAGDVLADGPSTDMGELALGQNLLVAFMPWNGYNFEDSILISERVVEKDRFTSIHIEELICLARDTKLGSEEISSDIPNVSEAALSKLDESGVVYIGAEVKPGDILVGKVTPKGETQLTPEEKLLRAIFGEKASDVKDTSLRVPSGMHGTVIDVQVFTRDGIEKGLRALQIEEMELAKIKKDLWDEFRIVEADIYQRLEKMLLGEIVEGGPAELRTGNQITKNYLMSLSRERWFDIRLRSEGANKQLELAAGQLKEQRVLMDEKFEQQKIKFTSGHDLAPGVQKMIKVYLAVKRRTQPGDKMAGRHGNKGVISAIVPIEDMPYMEDGTPIDMVLNPLGVPSRMNIGQILEAHLGWAAKEIGHKIGSLLDSGEAYVSKLRVFLEQIYNTSGKKENLDSLSDEEIRELAHNLRDGVPMATPVFDGASEEEIKAMLRLADLPTNGQTTLYDGRTGQAFSRPITVGYMHMLKLNHLVDDKMHARSTGPYSLVTQQPLGGKAQFGGQRFGEMEVWALESYGAAYTLQEMLTVKSDDVSGRAKMYKSIVDDDYRMEANMPESFNVLTKEIRALGIDIELECD from the coding sequence ATGTCTTACTCGTTGACCGAGAAGAAGCGTATTCGTAAGGATTTTGGTAAGCTTCATAGTATATTAAAAATCCCTTTCTTATTAGCTATACAAATTGATTCTTTCTTAGATTTTTTACAAACAGATGTACCACCTGACAAGAGAACGAATAAGGGGTTACATGCAGCATTTAAGAGTGTATTTCCTATTAAGAGCTATACAGAGTATGCTGAGCTGCAATATGTTAGTTATTATCTAGGCGATCCCTTATTTGATGTAAAGGAATGCCAAATTCGAGGTTTGACTTATGCCGCTCCGTTGAGAGTTAAGTTACGTCTTATCATCTATGATAGAGAGTCCCCAGCTAGTGAGCAAATAATCAAAGATGTGAAAGAGCAAGAAGTATATATGGGTGAAATTCCCTTGATGACGCCAAAAGGCAATTTTGTTATCAATGGAACAGAACGAGTTATTGTTTCCCAACTGCACCGCTCTCCAGGGGTAATCTTTGAGCATGACAAGGGAAAAGCTCATTCTTCAGGAAAAGTCCTTTTTTCTGCAAAAATAATTCCTTATCGGGGATCTTGGTTAGATTTCGAATTCGATCCTAAGGATTGCGTATATGCCCGTATCGATCGTCGACGTAAGCTACTCGCAACTGTTTTATTACGTGCCCTTGGTTATAGTACTGAGGAAATTTTGACGATATTCTTTGAGACTAATGCTGTTTGTCGCCAAGACTCAGGGTATTTATTTAGTTTCACCCCGCAACAGCTTCGTGGCGAGTCTTTACCTTTTGATATTAAGAATCCTAATGGCGGTGAGTTAATTGTTGAAGCTGAGCGGCGAGTAACAGCACGGCATATTAAGCAAATGGAAAAAGCGGGGATTAAGAATTTATTTGTACCTAATGAGTTTTTAATAGGAAAAATCTTAGCCCAAGATCTAGTTGATGCTGATACAGGAGAAATATTAGCTAAAGCTAATGATGAGATTACAGCAGGATTGATAGCAACCATAGAAAGCACCGGGATTCAAAATTTTGATCTTATTTATATTAATGATCTAGACCGTGGATCTTTTATCTCAGATACCTTACGGCTGGATCATACTACCACATCCTTAGAAGCTCAAATAGAAATCTATCGTGTCATGCGCCCTGGGGAACCACCAACTAAAGAGGCTGCGCAGAATTTATTTCAGAATTTATTCTTTAGCCCGGATCGCTACGATCTCTCTGCAGTAGGACGAATGAAATTTAATCGTCGGCTTAGGAGAAATGAAATTGATGGCTCAGGCACGTTATCTAAAGAAGATATAGTTGATGTTATAAAGACTTTAGTGAATATCCGTAATGGATACGGTAGCGTAGATGATGTTGATCATTTAGGTAACCGTCGGGTACGCAGTGTTGGTGAGATGGCGGAAAATCAGTTTCATGTAGGATTGATTCGAGTTGAGCGAGCAGTGAGAGAGCGTTTGGGTTTAGCTGAGTCAGAGGGGTTAATGCCTCAAGAGTTGATTAATGCGAAGCCTATATCGGCGGCGATTAAGGAGTTCTTTGGCTCCAGCCAATTATCACAATTTATGGATCAAAATAACCCTTTGTCAGAAGTGACTCATAAACGCCGAGTATCAGCGCTAGGGCCAGGAGGATTAACTCGAGAAAGAGCTGGGTTTGAGGTGCGAGATGTACACCCTACCCATTATGGGCGTGTTTGCCCTATTGAGACACCCGAAGGCCCAAATATTGGACTCATCAATTCTTTAGCAATCTACGCTAGGACTAATCAATATGGTTTTATTGAAACACCGTATCGAAAGGTTGTCGAAGGTAAAGTTACCGATCAGGTTGAATATCTATCAGCCATTGAGGAAGGGCAGTACGTAATTTCTCAGGCAAATGCAGCTATTGATGAAAAAAGCTATTTAGCTGATATGCTGGTTTCATGCCGTTATAAGAATGAATTTACACTTTTACCGCCAGAGAAAGTGCAGTATATAGATGTGTCTCCTAAACAAATCGTATCAGTAGCTGCATCTTTGATCCCTTTTTTAGAACATGACGATGCCAATCGGGCATTAATGGGGTCGAATATGCAGCGTCAAGCAGTTCCTACCTTAAGGGCTGAAGCTCCTCTAGTGGGTACTGGTATAGAACAGGCTGTAGCCCGTGATTCAGGAGTAATGGTTGTTGCTCGTCGAGGCGGAGTTGTACACTCTGTAGATGCAGCTAGAATTGTAGTACGTGTTAATGATGAGGAAACTGTCCCTGATAAGCAGGGTGTTGATATTTATAATCTTACTAAATATGCTCGGTCAAATCAAAATACATGTATTAATCAACGACCTTTAGTAAAGTTGGGGGATGTGGTAGTAGCAGGAGATGTGTTAGCTGATGGCCCCTCTACAGATATGGGTGAATTAGCTTTAGGCCAAAATCTCCTCGTAGCTTTCATGCCTTGGAATGGTTATAACTTCGAGGATTCGATCCTGATTTCTGAGCGAGTGGTGGAAAAGGATCGCTTCACGTCAATCCATATTGAAGAACTTATTTGCTTGGCTCGAGATACTAAGCTGGGATCAGAAGAAATTAGCAGCGATATCCCAAATGTAAGCGAGGCAGCTTTATCTAAACTAGATGAATCAGGCGTTGTATATATTGGAGCTGAGGTAAAGCCTGGAGATATTTTAGTAGGTAAGGTAACTCCTAAAGGTGAAACCCAGTTAACTCCAGAGGAGAAGCTACTACGGGCAATCTTTGGGGAGAAAGCTTCTGATGTAAAAGATACCTCTCTACGTGTACCTTCAGGAATGCATGGTACAGTTATAGATGTTCAGGTTTTTACCCGGGATGGTATAGAGAAAGGATTGCGAGCTTTACAGATAGAGGAGATGGAGTTAGCTAAGATTAAAAAAGACCTATGGGATGAGTTTCGCATTGTAGAGGCTGATATTTATCAGCGCCTAGAGAAAATGCTATTAGGTGAAATTGTTGAGGGAGGTCCAGCAGAATTAAGAACAGGGAATCAGATTACAAAAAACTATCTTATGAGTTTATCTAGAGAGCGTTGGTTTGATATTCGGCTACGTAGTGAGGGAGCTAATAAGCAGCTAGAGCTTGCTGCAGGGCAGCTTAAAGAGCAACGAGTCTTAATGGATGAGAAATTTGAGCAGCAGAAAATTAAATTTACTTCTGGGCATGATTTAGCCCCTGGTGTTCAAAAAATGATTAAAGTCTACCTAGCTGTAAAGCGCCGTACTCAACCGGGGGATAAGATGGCAGGTCGACATGGAAATAAGGGTGTGATTTCTGCTATTGTCCCTATTGAAGATATGCCCTATATGGAGGATGGAACCCCTATTGATATGGTGCTGAATCCTTTAGGTGTACCTTCTAGAATGAATATTGGGCAGATTTTAGAAGCTCATTTAGGGTGGGCTGCAAAAGAAATTGGTCATAAAATTGGCTCTCTTCTTGATTCAGGAGAAGCGTATGTATCTAAGCTACGTGTTTTTCTGGAGCAAATCTACAATACAAGTGGTAAAAAAGAAAACTTAGATTCTTTAAGCGATGAAGAGATACGAGAGCTTGCGCACAATCTACGTGATGGTGTTCCTATGGCAACACCGGTATTTGATGGTGCTTCTGAAGAGGAAATAAAAGCTATGCTGAGATTAGCTGATTTACCAACCAATGGCCAAACAACCCTCTATGACGGTAGAACAGGGCAGGCTTTTTCTCGTCCGATAACAGTAGGATATATGCATATGCTTAAGTTAAATCATTTGGTTGATGATAAGATGCACGCTCGATCAACTGGCCCTTATAGCTTAGTTACCCAGCAGCCTCTAGGTGGAAAAGCTCAATTTGGTGGGCAGCGTTTTGGTGAGATGGAGGTATGGGCATTGGAATCTTATGGCGCTGCATATACTTTACAGGAAATGCTTACGGTGAAATCTGATGATGTAAGCGGGCGGGCTAAGATGTACAAGAGTATTGTAGATGATGATTATCGAATGGAAGCAAATATGCCTGAATCCTTTAATGTGTTAACCAAAGAAATCCGCGCCTTAGGAATCGATATTGAATTAGAATGTGATTAA
- the rpsG gene encoding 30S ribosomal protein S7 has translation MPRKRVIAKREILPDPKYGKVQLAKFITILMLSGKKSLAERIIYRALDFVAEKIKHNPTDILEKALENVRPLVEVKSRRVGGATYQVPVEVRPDRRSTLAMRWVVEAARKRNEKSMDLRLAGELLDAYEGKGSAVKKREDTHRMAEANKAFAHYRW, from the coding sequence ATGCCAAGAAAACGGGTTATTGCTAAACGAGAAATCCTGCCAGATCCTAAATACGGGAAGGTGCAGCTAGCAAAGTTTATTACTATCCTTATGTTGAGCGGAAAAAAATCTCTAGCAGAGAGGATAATCTATAGGGCTTTGGATTTTGTAGCGGAAAAAATAAAACATAATCCGACTGATATCTTAGAAAAAGCATTAGAGAATGTTCGACCCTTAGTTGAAGTTAAGTCACGTCGAGTAGGTGGGGCGACTTACCAAGTTCCAGTGGAGGTTCGGCCTGATCGACGATCTACACTCGCTATGCGTTGGGTAGTAGAAGCAGCTCGTAAGCGTAATGAAAAATCTATGGATTTAAGGCTGGCTGGGGAGCTTCTTGATGCGTATGAAGGTAAAGGGTCTGCAGTTAAAAAACGGGAAGACACTCATCGTATGGCAGAGGCTAATAAAGCTTTTGCGCATTATCGATGGTAG
- the rplA gene encoding 50S ribosomal protein L1 has product MAKLSNRLIKIREKLKPGKLYSVEEALNLLLKEIPSAKFEESVDVAVNLGVDPRKSDQVVRGSTVLPNGTGKPVKIGVFTQGVNAEAAKEAGADAVGLEDLAEIVKAGQVAFNVIIASPDAMRVVGQLGPILGPRGLMPNPKVGTVTTDVAGAVAKAKAGQIRYRTDKAGIIHCSIGKASFSVDALKRNLLALVEDLIRLKPASAKGIYLKKLTLSTTMGPGIAVDQANFSA; this is encoded by the coding sequence ATGGCTAAGCTTAGTAATCGTTTAATAAAGATTCGAGAAAAATTAAAGCCAGGGAAACTTTATTCGGTAGAAGAAGCATTAAACTTACTTCTTAAGGAGATTCCTAGTGCCAAGTTTGAGGAGTCAGTAGATGTAGCTGTTAATCTTGGAGTGGATCCTCGTAAATCTGATCAGGTAGTGCGAGGTTCAACGGTATTACCTAATGGTACTGGTAAACCAGTAAAGATAGGAGTGTTTACGCAAGGAGTTAATGCCGAAGCTGCAAAAGAAGCTGGAGCTGATGCAGTCGGTTTAGAAGATCTAGCTGAAATAGTGAAAGCTGGGCAGGTTGCTTTTAATGTAATTATTGCTTCGCCAGATGCTATGCGGGTAGTAGGGCAGTTAGGGCCTATTTTAGGGCCTCGTGGGTTAATGCCTAATCCTAAAGTGGGCACTGTTACTACTGATGTTGCAGGAGCTGTAGCAAAGGCTAAGGCAGGCCAAATTCGTTATCGAACTGATAAAGCCGGTATCATTCATTGCTCAATTGGTAAGGCATCATTTAGTGTAGATGCTCTTAAGCGTAATCTTTTAGCTTTGGTTGAGGATTTAATAAGGCTTAAGCCTGCTTCGGCAAAAGGTATATATTTAAAAAAATTAACTTTATCTACTACGATGGGTCCCGGTATAGCTGTAGATCAGGCTAATTTTTCAGCCTAA